Genomic segment of Capra hircus breed San Clemente chromosome 13, ASM170441v1, whole genome shotgun sequence:
GGTTGCCAGGAGTTATGGTGCAATTAGAGTTTGAATACAAAGTAGTATATTTTAGAGTGATGAAACAATGTCCtgtttgtggtgatggttgcatgaATCTAAAGATGTTAAAATTCATAGAACTGTACACTGAAAGGAAAAAGCCAAATTTACCCTATGATATTAATAAattatggacttccctgctggcttagatggtaaggaatccgagagaatctgcctgcaatgtgggagacctgggttcaatccctgggttgggaagattccttggagaagggaatggctacccactccagtattctggactggagaattccatgaaccgtacagtctacagggttgcaaagagttggacatgactgaatgactttcacgtcactttttataataaattatagaaaataaataattgcatCATCCTATACTTATTGTTCTTcagcttcctttttaaaatttaacatgtcTAAGAGCTCTTTTTATATCTAAAAATATAGATctccattatttttttctaattttatataactttatatatatgAACATACAGTGGTTTAGTTAAACCCTTTTGATGGACCCTATTGGGGCTTCCAGCATagctcagttcgtaaagaatctgcctgcagtgcaggagacccaggttctatccctgggtcaggaagatctcctggagaaagaaatggcaacccactccagtatccttgtctggaaaatcccatagacagaggagcctggtgggctgcagtccatggagtcacagagtctggcatgactgagcaactagtacTTCCTATTGATGAACACGTATTTTACTTttcctatcttttctttttacaaacaGAATGAGAGATTATTTCAAATGTCTGTTACTTCAAATAGCTCTTCTATTTGTGGTTATGCTATCAATTCAATACACACTTTACCTGTTTATATtaggtaaaatatttaaataatttctaagtCAAATCTTCAAAACAGGATATATTCAGAGAAGTCTAGCTTCTTTTAAAAACCTCTCctctttctcatttcttcctcttcccatagatgggcatttaaaaattttcctcccACTTAAAAACAGATGTACCTAGTGCTTTTGTTtctgtctcccctcccctccatcaCTCTCTTCTCAATATGGAGAATTTCAGGTTACTTAAGGTTATTGAAGTGAGGAACAAGACAGCAGCAAAAGCCAGAGGCAAGAACTTCTTGCCTGAAGGATGGGGACATGCCTGGGGAGAGTGCAGTGGGGTGGATAGGACAGCGCTACCTGTGTTACTCGCCTGGAGCTCCAGTATTTATTAGACTTCAGATGAGATCTGAAGTTGGGCAGTGGGCAGATGATAAAGCAGAAAGCTCTGCCATCAGGTCAAACAGATTTGGTTAGACTGTCTAACTGGCTACTGGGTAAATTTACTGAGTACTCATGGAATATCTAGAAGATTAGCTCCCAGTCCTTGAAAATAGGCCTTCTAGCTACTTGGCAAAAGTGAAGCAAAACAGGGACAGCTCTGTACTGTTCCTGTGATTTTAACTTGATACAATATACTTTAGAGAGCAGTTTGTTGATAAATATCCAATCTCCAAAGTGAAATTAAAGAGaacaaaactatgacaaacctagacaacatattagaaagcagagacctcactttgctgacaaagcttaTTATTCTAAATTTAAAGAAACCACTaccatatagcttttattttctaaatcttcaAGTTAAAAGCATATACTGTCTTGAAGTTGTTTTTCTGGTTGTGAATGCTTACCATAGATTTGCTGCAGTAATCTTAACATAAAATCTTTTGTCAGCTAGATAGCCAATTGCAGCTGTTCCCAAAGCAATGATAATCGCTGTGGTCCTTTCAACTcctagtgcttcccaggtggctcagtggtaaagaacccacctgccaacacaggggatgtaggagacgtgggttcaatccctgggttgggaagatcccctagaagaggaaatggcaactcactccagtattcttgcctggaaaatcccatggacagaggagcctggcagggtacagtccatggggttgcaaagagtaggacatgactgaacacaattTAACCCATAtgctggaatttgaagtcaaacTCCAATTGCTGTCGCTTGCAAAGTGTGTGCACAGGGTGCTGAGCACAAAGGGACTCCTTTATCTTCACCCTAAAATAGCAACTTTTGGTATTTATTAGTAAATTCAAACCCAGTTTGTGTGTAAAAATTCAAATTGTCTGACAATTGTTAAACAATTGTTCCATGCTTCTTGCCTTTTACTATGCATTCTGTGGCTTTTATTCTCAGAGTTAACAATAAAACAGTCACATCTTACTataaaagtgaatgaaaagtgaaagtcattcatcTTCTACACATCTTACTGTAACTTTATATAAACTGGTATCTTCGATTCAAGTATACAAATTCTACTAAGGTTGCTCAATTTTCCTTATTGACAAACCCAGAATGaaggcagagaggcctggagtctTTTAAGAGGCATCTGTTGTTCCTACCTTTAATTTTTACCCAGAGCTCAGCAAGAAGGAGGAAAAGGATATCATCTCTCTCTTActcttttcaatatttatttttatttatttatttggctgtgctgggtctcagttacACCATCTGGGATCTTCGATCTTGGCTGCAGCATGCGGGACCTTTAGCTGTGCCATGTGAAcacttagttgtagcatgtgggatctagttctctaatcagagactgaaccagggctgcctgctttgggagtgcagaatcttagtcAATGGGCCATTAACGAAGTCCCAATACCATCTCTTTATGTCTCACTAGTCTGCCTGGGCTGCTATAACGAAATACCATAGGTTGGGTGGCTTTAACAAGAGAGGTggattttctcatagttctagaggctggattTAAGCCACACGGGActcttgagcacttgaaataAGACTAGTATGATGAAATATGCTGTAACAGTAATATACATAAGAAATTTCAAAGACATAGTaccaaaaaaaaggcaaaatatttcaaataatttttacattaattGCACACTGAAATGTCAATGCTTTGAACTTACtgcattaaataaaatgtttcattaaCATTCAATTCAcctatttatttttacctttttaatgtggctacttgAATATTAAAAATTACCTCCATGGTTTGCATTTGTGGTTTGGAGCCTGTATCCACTGGAAGCACTGCTTTACCTGTCGTCCCTTTGGGAATCTGGTTGAAAATGCCTTGGATCAGAGACAGAGTCATAtcttccccttccccccaccccatatTTTTATCTTAAGTGGCCTCATGAATTTCTTCTGTGGAGAAAGTAAACTTGGTCTCCCCACCTTATATGGGTCTttctatggggaaaaaaagaaaatctatggaaaaagaaaatatgtctgCTGTTTTCATTCCTATCACCCCAAGAAAAACACATAATATGAGAACCATGAATTTTTATTACAGAGGCTTACTTTGGCCCATCGATGGGTTAAATTCAACACAGTCAGCATTTCTGTTGCTCACTTTCTCCTGAGCATGTAAACTAAAATTCTATTATTTCCTAGCTCTGTCTCTTCTGTGAGGCTCCTGTgagaaagataaaattatataaactgtGGGTGCTTGAACAGTGTTTATTGAATGACTGATAACAGAGTAAACAGTTCTATGTCTCAGTTTATAGATAGAATAGATAAAGAGGAACTTGGTGTTTTAAGAGAGAGACCCGAATCCTTGCTCATCTGCTTCTCCAGCTCCAGTCATGCTGTTGGAAGTGTATACGAtggaggtggtgctggtggtggggaGTCAGTGCCtgaatctcttctttttttggtaGGAGTAGCAGTGTGTATTATCTTCCCTGAGTTCACGGGGTTGGTGGTGGCAGAGTTCACAATGGTGGCATTTGGGATGATAATGGTGTTGACGTTGGCAAAAGCATTGGCACTTTTGATTTTGGGCAGAGCAGATAAATTGTGATGTTTGGTCTGCATCATGACACTAACGTTTTTGGTAATTTTTAGCACTTCCTGAGAGTCCTCTTTAAGCATGTGGAGCATTTCGTTTTGTATGTAGTTTTTTATCAGTTGAACCACTTTTGATCTAATACAACATTTTTTCTTCTTGCATTTATCTAACTCtttttcatccatgttgcagtgCTCTTTGCATCTCCCCAAACCCATTACGCATCTTCTCAAGCCAAAATATTCTgcacaaataaaacagaaaacaatgtgCTAAGGTTAATAACTAGATGTGATATTAAAATTGCTAGAGCGAGAGGAATAGAGTCAGAGTGAATTTGTTAATGCTAAATTTAAAGTACAGTGGTTAGGGAAGTTGATGGAGGCAACAGGCAGGCCAAGAGAGTCTTTGTATATCTCTGAAATCCAAAATAAATCTCTAGTCTCTTCTCATTGAATAATTAAAACcttaagaagaaaaggaaactcaTTTGCTTCAGGGTTAAGATTTTAGATCTCCAATATATAACATCTTAGGCACTTGTTGAGTGTCATTATCTCTTCCCAGGATCCTAGGAAATACAGAGAAGAGTAAAATCTCTCATAAAAGTAACCCaagaaagagtttcaaaagagaaTCAACTGGACTTTTCAGAAGTTCTGGCTTCTTGCCAAACTCAGTGGTCTATGACCTCACCCTCCTCGACAATCACTTGACCTGTGGTTATTGCAGCATGGTGTTCTATCATTTTCATCCTCTCTGGACACTATGTCCCTCAGAGATCTTATTTATTATCACAGCCTTAACCTCATCTCTATGAAGATAATTCCTGCATTGTTATCTCTATCTCTAAATCTCCTGCTTAGTGTAGTGTCTCATCTTCATCTGTTGGATGTTTTTCCATCCTAAtggttcatctattttttttttttccaaatccagAAGCTTCTCCTTCACTCAACAATTCAACAGATTTTCCATAAAACACAAGAGATTTATGTAGCACCTACTGTTCATAGGCATTTCAATATTGTTTCTCACCAGAAAAAACACAGTAAAATGCTTGTATTTTAAGCAGCTACACTGATTAACCTTATCTTATGTGGGATTTGAGACTCAAATTTGACTTTACCGGAGACGACACAACCATACTTACTTATATTATAACCCTTTTCTTAGGGTCCCAAGATAAAAAAATTAGACAGGTCTTTGACTACTCTTTTACTTTCCCTTCCTTGACCCCTTGCCCGTTTAAACTCTGGATGATTCTTGTATTCTGAAACAAGTCTCAATGCTTCTGTCTCCATTGCAGAAAACAATGGCCAATCTTCTGACTTAGCCATTTGCCCTGATGTGTTCCTAGAGGCTCTTGTGGGTAATTTGGGGGTTTCCAGTAAAACAAAGGCTGAGAAAAGGAATGGAACTCTGTAGAAGTCTGAAAAAGTTGAGATGGAGAACATAGACCTGTTCACTGAATCCTgagagtagatttttttttttttgagcataaTTTTAAGGTCTTCCTTCTTATTACACCAAAGTATAAACTGATCGAACCTTTTACTTAGAGATAGTTTAAATtagaaatagagcaaaaatgGGGTAGACTTGGCTGGAATCCCAGGTGATAGCTATGTAGGGGGCAAGGAGGCAGTTTTATATACTGAATAATTTCTGAGTTCACAAACAATACCCTATTTCCTTTGTAGCTCCATGTGTATCCCCATCAGACACAGTCTGGGTTTGGAGCCTGTGGGGACTACATGACGGATGGTGAATGACTGATGTAATATAAAATTTTCAGCTGTATCTTTGGGCATCTCATTTTCAGTGTCTCTTTGGGTTTCCATTATCTAGGACTGCCAAATCTCTGCTTCCTCCAACCACTCCCTCTTAGACCCAGGATTTCACATTACCTGTGTTCACCTGCCACTGTAGCATGAGGCTGGCAAAGATAGGGAAAAGGAGCTTCATGGCTGGGTGTCAGAGAAGAAGCCTTGGATCTGGGTTCATATTCTTGAGCTCCAGCCTTTATTGGCTTCTTCATGGCCTTAGGCTCTGAGCAGTCAAGTGCAGCCAAAGCTCATGGCAATTGTGTTTTCTATGAATCTGtttgagaatcagttcagttcagttgctcagttgtgtccgactctttgtgaccccatggactgaagtacgccaggcttccttgtccatcaccatttcctggagcttgctcaaactcatgtccactgagtcagtgatgcttcccaaacatctcatcctctgtcgtccctttctcctgccttcaatctttcccagcatcagggtcttttccaatgagtcagcccttcacatcaggtgtggccaaagtattggagcttcaacttcagcatcagtccttccaatgaatgactACCTGAATACCTCACAAGAAATTTCTTGTTCTTAATCCTGGGAGGAATTATAAGACACGtaagacaggaaagaaaacacAAGCTCTTTACATCTCTTAAGATTTATGTAAGGTATCTGCTTTGCCCTTTGTGAGCCTAGAGTTAGGCCTGAGGCATTTAATGTATGAGAATCAGAAGAACAGGGCTTGCTATAGCCATAGACTCCTGGAGGATAGAGACTTTGTCTTTTCTGTACTGTTTTCTCCATGGGTGCTGAATTAACATGAGAACTCAATACATGTTTGTTGAATTAGTTTGTGGGAGGCAGTTCTTGGCATAACTttagcttcttaaaaaaaaaagaaatgtaattaaCATATAacgttatattagtttcaagtagcAGTGaagatgttagttgctcaggcatgtctgactcttcgtgaccccatggactgtaccccgccaggctcctttgtctgtggaatttcccaggtaggaacactggagtgggttgccatttccttctctaggggatcttcctgacccagggatcaaacccaggtctcctgcagattctttactatctgacccaccagggaatgaTTTGATATCTGTATATAtcctcagaagtggaattgctggactatatggtagttctatttttaactttttgaggtacTTCTATATTATTTCTAGAGTgactgaaccaatttacatttccaccaacagtgtgcatagattcccttttctccttaccGTTTTTATCCTTGCCAACATCTATCTTGTTTTCTTGGTGACAGATATTCtaactgatgtgaggtgatatctcattgtgcttttgatttgcattttcctagtgATTAGTGACGTTGAAtgccttttcatgtgcctgttggacatctgtatgtcttctttggaaaaatgtctattcagatcctctgcccattttttaattgatcaTTTTCTTTGGCATTGAGTTGTCGACTttacacattgacatcaccaaattgtcaataccaaaatcagattgattacactctttgtagccaaagatggagaagctgtatacagtcagcaaaaacaagacctggagctgactgtggctcagatcatcagcttctcacagcaaaattcaggcttcttAATAAATAGTGGTCCAATATTTCTAGTATTCAGCTggttagaatatatatatatatatatatttacacttcTTTTTGGAACTTGACCCATTATTTCTTGCTGAAATATTtcagagtgaaagtcgctcagttgtgtctgactctttgcaaccccatggaattctccaagccagaatactgcagtgggtaacctttcccttcttcacgggatcttcccaacccagggattgaacccaggtctcccacattgcaggcggattctttaccagctgagccacaattcaggtaaattataaatataatattccaTTTCTATACATTCTAGTAAacattttttgggaaaaaaaagggtTATTTTCCAACATAGCCAACATAATATCATCACACTaggcaaaattaataaaatttccaTAATATTTAACAATTACTACTCAgtctattttcaaatatcttttattagtccaaaattttttttaaacaactgatTTGTTCACACTAAAATTCACTCCAAGACCAGTCAATTTGAAGCTTTCTCTAAATTAACATCAGATTTGGTTGACATAGGTGTGTcaagaagtgatttttttcttttggctgtgcaaCATGGCTTTTGAGATCTTATTaaatagttccccaaccagggatcaaacccaggccctcagcagtgaaagttctgagtcctaaccactggacccctggGGAATTCTCTGATGTGATTTTTAATCTTGGAAGATACTGTGCACATGCATTTTTTTGAGAGTTGCCCACACAGGGTAAAAACTGTAACCGTCTCTACTTCCTttagaatttttaagattttccttGATACTAGAGAATTCTTTGGTCAGTCTTTTGAAGTCTTACAGAacaattatgaaagtatgatgtttgtcatttcctaggagttcttttaaagttttgaaaCTTGTGATATTTGGATAGCTAGTAAGAAAATTTGCTTTGTCCACTAGGTGACACTTGAAATCTGGAATGCATGAATTTAACATGAATGGAAGTCAATGGAAACCAGAGCTTAGCCATTCATGGAGCTTATGATTGAAGAAAAGGGGAAATATGCATGACTGCAATGGGTTTTTCAAAGTCTGCAGAACTACCAAATGGAGTATTTTAACTGGGAAAAATGCCTAATATCCTTTATTGCCTTAGTCTGATATGATGGGTAGATTAAGAACAGAATTTTGACTAACCTGAAAATTTATCCATAATTTATgaagtttattaattttattgctccaaacattttctaatttgttgttgctcagtcactcattcatgtctgactctttgcaaccccatgaactgcagcatgttaggcttccctgtccttcactgtctcctggagtttgcacaaactcatgtcctttgaatcggtgatgcgacccaaccatctcatcctctgtcttccctttctcctcctactttcaatctttcccagcattagggtcttttctaatgagttgggtctttgcatcaggtggctgaagtattgcagcttcagcttgggtccatccaatgaatattcagggttgatttcctttaggattgacaggtttgatctctttgctatccaagggattctcaagagtcttctccaacaccacagttcaaaagcatcaattcttcaacacttagctttctttatggtccaagtctcacatctgtatacgactactggaaacatcatagctttgactagatggacctttgttggcaaagtgatgtctctgctttttaatatgatgtctaggtttgtcatagcttgtcttccaaggagcaagcatcttttaatttcgtgcagttaccatctgcagtgagtctgGGGCCCAAGAAGATAAGATTTGTCACTGTTGCCATttcccccccatctatttgccacgacgCAGTGGGACAAGAGGTCGTAatctttgtattttgaatgtgagttttaagccagctttttacactctcctctttcactttcatcaagaggctctttagttcctcttagcctTCAGCCATTAGGgtattgtcatctgcatatctgaagttattgatatttctcctggcagtcttgattccagcttgagcttcatctaacctggcattttgcatgatgtactctgcatacaagttaaataagcagggtgacaatatacagccttgatgtattcttttccagtctgttgttccatgtctggttctaactgttgcttcttgacctgcatacaggttttgaaggaggcaggtaaggtggtctggtattcctatctcttttccacagtttgttgtgatccacacagtcaaaggctttagtgtagtcaatgag
This window contains:
- the DEFB129 gene encoding beta-defensin 129, with translation MKLLFPIFASLMLQWQVNTEYFGLRRCVMGLGRCKEHCNMDEKELDKCKKKKCCIRSKVVQLIKNYIQNEMLHMLKEDSQEVLKITKNVSVMMQTKHHNLSALPKIKSANAFANVNTIIIPNATIVNSATTNPVNSGKIIHTATPTKKRRDSGTDSPPPAPPPSYTLPTA